A single window of Arcobacter venerupis DNA harbors:
- a CDS encoding lytic transglycosylase domain-containing protein has protein sequence MRKLLLSFSTAFLLNVSVSASTTDMFQKDFKVTLDWLEQKPKSYARDFFILQYLNEDNISAEDAKTAFDMANPINSSVKKIYNKKYKTLPPEDLKCYRASITQLKNEDSKCIALGLSLDEATEISKSDLIFFISKLDAYPTLKNDLQIIASSDPFTSLVNSDLDRFFRLFFNLSKTYRIKFLNKPLSQELVDKISTDKNFERFLRYVIYENGLNNLQKSLLMAKNHKDMTSDNLFSLGINAVNNNNITIALNFFKDANNKAYLRFHKDKSLFWIYLLTKNQSYLEELAQSWDNNIYSLYAKELLDFKIDNIEYKIPLGNIKSSFNVFDPFEWMKILEDTKKNFDEQKLLKYEKLFSDENTLSHHAFILERYYKYKKQYFITPYRNIIQNLDINKQVLIYSIARQESHFIPSSISSSSAQGVMQIMPFLSADISKKLNEDYNIYEQFIPNKNIKYGSFHLDSLMKQFNNNPLFIAYAYNGGAGYAKSQLNKGLFKNKGKYEPFLSMELISFVETRDYGKKVLANYYIYNNYLDSKNKITLSTIFQSLVAPN, from the coding sequence ATGAGAAAACTTTTATTATCATTTAGTACTGCTTTTTTATTGAATGTATCTGTTAGTGCTTCTACTACAGATATGTTTCAAAAAGATTTCAAAGTTACTTTAGACTGGCTTGAACAAAAACCAAAATCCTATGCAAGAGATTTTTTTATTCTTCAATATTTAAATGAAGATAATATTTCAGCAGAAGATGCAAAAACTGCTTTTGATATGGCAAATCCAATAAATTCAAGTGTTAAAAAAATTTATAACAAAAAATACAAAACTTTACCTCCTGAAGATTTAAAATGTTATAGAGCCAGTATTACACAATTAAAAAATGAAGATTCAAAATGTATTGCTTTGGGATTATCATTAGATGAGGCAACTGAAATCTCAAAAAGTGATTTGATTTTTTTTATTAGTAAACTTGATGCTTACCCTACTTTAAAAAATGATTTACAAATAATTGCTTCATCTGATCCTTTTACATCTTTAGTTAATTCTGATTTAGATAGATTTTTTAGACTTTTTTTCAATTTGTCTAAAACCTACAGAATAAAATTCCTTAACAAACCACTAAGTCAAGAACTTGTTGATAAAATTTCAACTGATAAAAACTTTGAGAGATTTCTTCGGTATGTTATTTATGAGAATGGCTTAAATAATTTACAGAAATCTTTACTAATGGCAAAAAATCATAAAGACATGACTTCAGATAATTTATTTTCTTTGGGAATAAATGCTGTAAATAACAATAATATCACCATTGCATTAAATTTTTTCAAAGACGCAAATAATAAAGCATATTTAAGATTTCACAAAGACAAGTCTTTATTTTGGATCTATTTATTAACTAAAAATCAATCCTATCTTGAAGAATTAGCACAAAGTTGGGATAATAATATATATTCTTTATATGCAAAAGAGTTACTTGATTTTAAAATTGATAATATTGAATATAAAATTCCCTTAGGAAATATAAAATCTTCATTTAATGTATTTGATCCATTTGAATGGATGAAAATATTAGAAGATACAAAAAAGAATTTTGATGAACAAAAGCTACTTAAATATGAGAAATTATTCTCAGATGAAAATACTTTATCTCATCATGCATTTATTCTAGAAAGATATTATAAATATAAAAAACAGTATTTTATTACTCCATATAGAAATATAATACAAAATCTAGATATTAATAAACAAGTATTAATTTACTCAATAGCAAGACAAGAGAGCCATTTTATTCCCTCATCTATTTCATCTTCATCTGCTCAAGGAGTTATGCAAATAATGCCTTTTTTATCAGCTGATATATCAAAAAAGTTAAATGAAGATTATAATATTTATGAACAATTTATTCCAAATAAAAATATAAAATATGGGAGTTTTCATTTAGATTCATTAATGAAGCAATTTAATAATAACCCATTATTTATTGCTTATGCTTACAATGGAGGCGCTGGATATGCAAAAAGTCAACTTAACAAAGGCTTATTTAAAAATAAAGGTAAATATGAACCTTTTTTAAGTATGGAATTAATCTCATTTGTAGAAACAAGAGATTATGGTAAAAAAGTTTTAGCTAATTATTACATTTATAATAATTATTTAGATAGTAAAAATAAAATAACTCTTTCTACTATTTTTCAAAGCTTAGTTGCGCCGAACTAG
- a CDS encoding YggT family protein: MTDALLTSIFTIVLTIISLYKWVIIISALLSWVRPDPYNPIVQMLYRLTEPAYAFIRRYIPTVIGGMDLAPLILIFALIFLETFLKNLFF, from the coding sequence ATGACAGATGCACTTTTAACTTCAATTTTTACAATAGTTTTAACTATTATTTCTTTATATAAATGGGTTATTATTATTTCTGCCCTTTTAAGTTGGGTAAGACCAGATCCATATAATCCAATTGTTCAAATGCTTTATAGATTAACTGAACCAGCTTATGCATTTATAAGAAGATATATTCCAACTGTAATTGGTGGAATGGATTTAGCTCCTTTAATTTTAATTTTTGCTTTAATCTTCTTAGAGACTTTTTTGAAAAATCTATTTTTCTAA
- the gltX gene encoding glutamate--tRNA ligase yields the protein MLRFAPSSTRDMNIADLRVAIFNYIVSKQLKEDLIIRIEDFETQKNIEGKDKEILEILNLFSIEYKSLFYQSANLKYHQKMALQLITQKKAFSCFCSDEKLDELKEIAKKDGKEFSYDGFCENLSDETVLNINAPFTVRIKKPENNIKFTDLLKGDFDYTPFDVDSFIILKQDKTPRYNYACAIDDMLMDISVVICEESHIFDTLKQIHVRELLGYNKEIKYVHLPIILNAQTGKEISDVDDLSSVKYLIEEGFLPSAIANYLVLIGNEAPNEIFSLEEAIEWFNIENISKIPAKFDIDELKLINKKHVEALDDMRLSKILGFADIDIGKLGKVFLQETSTIKEIKEKISSIFTIKTKCKSFEEEFIKLKECMQKAPFFNDFEELKKYIAEQTNLNGKNLSEPLRYLLTGVDNGPDISDIYPLIKNYLGEIIK from the coding sequence TTGCTAAGATTTGCTCCAAGTTCAACGAGAGATATGAATATTGCCGACTTACGAGTTGCCATTTTTAATTACATTGTGTCAAAACAATTAAAAGAAGACTTAATTATCAGAATTGAAGATTTCGAAACACAAAAAAATATTGAGGGAAAAGATAAAGAAATTTTAGAAATCTTGAATCTTTTTTCTATTGAGTATAAATCTTTATTTTATCAAAGTGCAAATTTAAAATATCATCAAAAAATGGCTTTACAACTAATCACTCAAAAAAAAGCATTTTCTTGTTTTTGTAGTGATGAAAAACTTGATGAATTAAAAGAAATAGCAAAAAAAGATGGAAAAGAATTTTCATATGATGGTTTTTGTGAAAACTTGTCAGATGAAACAGTTTTGAATATAAATGCACCATTTACAGTAAGAATTAAAAAACCTGAGAATAATATAAAATTTACAGATTTATTAAAAGGTGATTTTGATTATACACCATTTGATGTTGACTCTTTTATTATTTTAAAACAAGATAAAACACCTAGATATAATTATGCATGTGCAATTGATGATATGTTAATGGATATTTCTGTTGTTATTTGTGAAGAAAGTCATATCTTTGATACTCTTAAACAAATCCATGTAAGAGAACTATTAGGTTACAATAAAGAGATAAAATATGTGCATTTACCAATTATTTTAAATGCTCAAACAGGTAAAGAAATATCAGATGTAGATGATCTAAGTTCAGTAAAATACTTAATTGAAGAAGGTTTTTTACCAAGCGCAATTGCAAATTATTTAGTTTTAATTGGAAATGAAGCACCAAATGAGATTTTTAGTTTGGAAGAAGCAATTGAGTGGTTTAATATCGAAAATATTTCAAAAATTCCAGCAAAATTTGATATAGATGAATTAAAATTGATAAATAAAAAACACGTAGAAGCTCTTGATGATATGAGACTTTCTAAAATTCTTGGATTTGCAGATATAGATATTGGAAAACTCGGGAAAGTTTTTTTACAAGAAACAAGTACAATCAAAGAGATAAAAGAAAAAATTTCTTCTATTTTTACTATTAAAACTAAATGTAAAAGTTTTGAAGAAGAGTTTATTAAACTAAAAGAATGTATGCAAAAAGCACCTTTTTTTAATGATTTTGAAGAATTAAAAAAGTATATTGCAGAACAAACAAACTTAAATGGAAAAAATCTTTCTGAACCGTTAAGATATCTTTTAACAGGTGTTGATAATGGACCAGATATCTCAGATATTTATCCTTTAATTAAAAATTATTTGGGAGAAATTATAAAATGA
- a CDS encoding M16 family metallopeptidase, which produces MGAMIKHIDIKGVQIPVVFEEQKSLPILNLQLVFQNSGYIQDKNKSGLASLSSKLLNEGTKELGATKFAEKLDENAISLSASTGFETFVIELSSLKEESQKGIELLNSLLKSPNFTQNTLDKLKTMQTGSLKRKENDFDYVSQNQLKSLLFRGTALENAASGTIESISKIELKDIENFISQIVCLENLIIVAGGDFDLKEFENLVKPLLETLNVGKKIELEKINFTSKKEEKTLIKQTEQAYIYFGSSFNVDSKDEENYKAKVASFILGGSGFGSRLMEEIRVKRGLAYSAYGSISINKSHSYFNGYLQTKNETASEAEKLVSQIVAEFVNKGVTKEELDAAKNFLTGSEPLRNETLSQRLNRAFTLYYRGLSPDYSEKELEKIQNLKLDDLNKYIKSHNEINNLTFSIVRK; this is translated from the coding sequence ATGGGTGCAATGATAAAGCATATTGATATAAAAGGTGTACAAATACCTGTAGTTTTTGAAGAACAAAAAAGTTTACCAATATTAAATTTACAATTAGTTTTTCAAAATTCAGGATATATTCAAGACAAAAATAAAAGTGGATTAGCATCATTATCTTCAAAATTGTTAAATGAAGGTACTAAAGAGTTAGGTGCTACCAAATTTGCTGAAAAATTAGATGAAAATGCAATTTCTTTATCAGCTTCTACTGGTTTTGAAACATTTGTTATTGAATTATCAAGTTTAAAAGAAGAATCTCAAAAAGGTATAGAACTTTTGAATTCACTTTTAAAATCACCAAATTTTACACAAAATACTTTAGATAAATTAAAAACAATGCAAACAGGTTCTTTAAAAAGAAAAGAGAATGATTTTGATTATGTTTCACAAAATCAATTAAAATCTCTATTATTTAGAGGAACAGCACTTGAAAATGCCGCATCTGGAACAATTGAAAGTATTTCAAAAATAGAGTTAAAAGATATAGAAAACTTCATATCTCAAATAGTATGTTTAGAAAATTTGATTATTGTTGCAGGTGGAGATTTTGATTTAAAAGAGTTTGAAAATTTAGTAAAACCTCTTTTAGAAACGTTGAATGTTGGGAAAAAGATTGAATTAGAAAAAATTAATTTTACTTCTAAAAAAGAAGAGAAAACTTTAATAAAACAAACAGAACAAGCTTATATATATTTTGGAAGTTCTTTTAATGTGGATTCAAAAGATGAAGAAAACTATAAAGCAAAAGTAGCTTCATTTATTTTAGGTGGTTCAGGTTTTGGTTCAAGATTAATGGAAGAGATAAGAGTAAAAAGAGGTTTAGCATATAGTGCTTATGGTTCTATCTCAATAAATAAATCTCATTCATATTTTAATGGTTATTTACAAACTAAAAATGAAACTGCAAGTGAAGCAGAAAAATTAGTTTCACAAATTGTTGCTGAATTTGTTAATAAAGGTGTTACTAAAGAGGAATTAGACGCTGCTAAAAATTTCTTAACAGGTAGTGAACCACTTAGAAATGAAACATTAAGTCAACGATTAAATAGAGCATTTACTCTATATTATAGAGGATTATCACCGGATTATTCAGAAAAAGAGTTAGAAAAAATTCAGAATTTGAAATTAGATGATTTAAATAAATATATTAAATCACATAATGAAATAAATAATCTAACTTTTTCAATAGTAAGGAAATAA